Proteins encoded together in one Janthinobacterium tructae window:
- the argF gene encoding ornithine carbamoyltransferase, with translation MSIKKPIKHYLQFSDFTLEEYEYVIERAHLIKRKFKNYEIYHPLIDRTLVMVFEKNSTRTRLSFEAGMHQLGGAAIYLNTRDSQLGRGEPVEDAGQVMSRMCDIIMVRTFGQEIIERFAANSRVPVINGLTNEHHPCQVFADIFTYIEHRGSIAGKVVAWIGDANNMLYSWLQAAEVFGFHVNVSTPQGYDIDLAQVKTERYTFFANPSDACEGAHLVNTDVWTSMGYEAENAARIAAFDGWIVDGAKMARAAPDALFMHCLPAHRGEEVAAEVIDGPQSVVWDEAENRLHVQKALIEYLLLGKIN, from the coding sequence ATGTCGATAAAAAAACCGATCAAGCACTACCTCCAGTTCTCCGATTTCACGTTGGAAGAGTACGAATATGTGATCGAACGCGCCCATCTGATCAAGCGCAAGTTCAAGAATTACGAAATCTACCATCCACTGATCGACCGCACCCTGGTGATGGTCTTTGAAAAGAACTCCACCCGCACGCGATTGTCGTTCGAAGCGGGCATGCACCAGCTGGGCGGCGCCGCCATCTACCTGAACACGCGCGATTCCCAATTGGGCCGCGGCGAGCCGGTGGAAGACGCGGGCCAGGTCATGTCGCGCATGTGCGACATCATCATGGTGCGCACGTTTGGCCAGGAAATCATCGAGCGTTTCGCCGCCAATTCGCGCGTGCCGGTGATCAATGGACTGACCAATGAACACCACCCGTGCCAGGTGTTTGCCGACATCTTCACCTATATCGAACACCGCGGCTCGATCGCCGGCAAGGTCGTCGCCTGGATCGGCGATGCCAACAACATGCTGTACTCGTGGCTGCAGGCAGCCGAAGTGTTCGGTTTCCACGTCAACGTGTCGACGCCGCAGGGCTACGACATCGACCTGGCGCAAGTCAAGACGGAACGCTACACGTTCTTTGCCAACCCGTCCGACGCCTGCGAGGGCGCGCACCTGGTCAACACGGACGTGTGGACCAGCATGGGCTACGAAGCAGAAAACGCGGCCCGCATTGCCGCCTTCGACGGCTGGATCGTCGATGGCGCGAAGATGGCCCGCGCCGCGCCCGACGCGCTGTTCATGCACTGCCTGCCCGCCCACCGCGGCGAGGAAGTGGCCGCCGAAGTGATCGACGGCCCGCAATCGGTGGTGTGGGACGAGGCGGAAAACCGCCTGCACGTGCAAAAAGCGCTGATCGAATACCTGTTACTCGGTAAAATCAACTAA
- a CDS encoding ATP-binding protein, translating into MEMFALEHDVAQWESALLPLRGAGRIPLLLLLSWHLRQRDCTRAIALSEEAHLLLPLGDLETAALEQARARLQLVQAEVAWLQGALDSAESLAMAARATCDAHGDAVGCADAHWLLSSIAVDRGDHARCDAELLAAAQQARGAGDAMRASLADAASARWAVLRDAPAAQARWGGHLQADAGVKLPAPLAAWVHDFLGLLAHTSRDLGTAAGHYMQSYEAALESGQLRGAITAAINIGDCFASLNDNESALEWMQCALDLARPTGWPRSIGACQTHTAETMRKLGRLGAAEDLLREALQILAPVSGARTYANALFHLGELSLDKGDYDTALDAFSRLAQRAEALGQADFRSMAQRGRAHALSYLDRPDEALQAAERACQLATAQGDAMHQVAALRVLAMLHARHELPPPAGMSERNPALHFLHQALQVAASIEGYSPPGELLDALAREYAHAGDYARAYDIALDAGVAREKSHTQQASNRATAMQIYHQTEHARSEGYHHRELAASEARRAEVLQQTSDTLERLSAIGQEITTHLDASAVFQVLDRHVHALLPVNTFAVYMLDAAGTALRRAHGMEAGRPLSDNAIPLSNPRAYSVRCLLGRREVYIDQVPPKRHAYTVPGTLHNQSVLYVPLTVGERVLGVMTVQACHAHAYGERERLIFRTLCAYGAIALDNASAYRQLQDAQAQLVSQEKLAALGSLMAGVAHELNTPIGNSLLIASTMQQKTEDVERLMNGPGLRRSDLAAYIEDAGKASALVMRGLHSAADLVNSFKQVAVDRTTEQRRQFDLQQVSNEIIATVMNRIRSSGHRIETDIAFGIAMDSYPGPFGQVITNLINNALLHAFAPAPNDGGAGAGCMHLSATLDGARVQIVFADNGGGISEQHLSRIFDPFFTTKLGQGGSGLGLSISYNIVTALLGGTIQVTSSSSGTRFTLDLPLLAPQIDAATPANIY; encoded by the coding sequence ATGGAAATGTTCGCGCTCGAACATGACGTAGCGCAGTGGGAAAGCGCATTGCTGCCGTTGCGTGGCGCCGGGCGCATACCGCTGCTGCTGTTGCTGTCCTGGCATTTGCGCCAGCGTGATTGCACAAGAGCAATTGCGCTGAGCGAGGAAGCGCACCTGCTGCTGCCGCTGGGCGACCTGGAAACGGCAGCACTGGAACAGGCGCGCGCGCGCCTGCAACTGGTGCAGGCGGAAGTGGCGTGGCTGCAAGGCGCGCTCGATTCCGCGGAAAGCCTGGCCATGGCGGCACGCGCCACCTGCGACGCGCACGGCGACGCCGTCGGTTGCGCCGATGCCCACTGGCTGCTGTCCTCGATCGCCGTCGACCGGGGCGACCATGCCCGTTGCGATGCCGAACTGCTGGCCGCGGCGCAGCAAGCGCGCGGCGCCGGCGATGCGATGCGCGCCAGCCTGGCCGACGCGGCCTCGGCGCGCTGGGCGGTCTTGCGCGATGCGCCTGCCGCACAGGCCCGCTGGGGCGGGCATCTCCAGGCCGACGCCGGCGTCAAGCTGCCCGCACCGCTGGCAGCCTGGGTGCATGACTTCCTCGGCTTGCTGGCGCACACCTCGCGCGACCTGGGCACGGCCGCCGGCCACTACATGCAAAGCTATGAAGCGGCGCTGGAAAGCGGCCAGCTGCGCGGCGCCATCACGGCCGCCATCAATATCGGCGACTGTTTCGCCAGCCTCAACGACAATGAATCGGCCCTCGAATGGATGCAGTGCGCGCTGGACCTGGCGCGCCCCACCGGCTGGCCGCGCAGCATCGGCGCCTGCCAGACGCATACGGCCGAAACCATGCGCAAGCTGGGACGCCTGGGCGCCGCCGAAGACTTGCTGCGCGAAGCGCTGCAGATCCTGGCGCCCGTGTCGGGTGCGCGCACGTATGCCAACGCGCTGTTCCACCTGGGCGAACTGAGCCTGGACAAGGGCGACTACGACACGGCGCTCGACGCCTTCAGCCGGCTGGCGCAGCGCGCCGAAGCGCTGGGCCAGGCCGATTTCCGCAGCATGGCGCAGCGCGGCCGCGCCCACGCGCTGTCCTACCTGGACCGGCCGGACGAGGCGCTGCAGGCGGCCGAACGGGCTTGCCAGCTGGCCACCGCGCAGGGCGACGCCATGCACCAGGTGGCGGCGCTGCGCGTGCTGGCCATGCTGCATGCGCGCCACGAGTTGCCGCCACCGGCAGGCATGTCAGAACGCAATCCCGCCCTGCATTTCCTGCACCAGGCGCTGCAGGTGGCCGCCTCCATCGAAGGGTATTCGCCGCCCGGCGAACTGCTCGATGCGCTGGCGCGCGAATACGCGCATGCGGGCGACTATGCGCGCGCCTACGATATCGCCCTCGATGCGGGCGTGGCGCGCGAAAAAAGCCACACCCAGCAAGCGAGCAACCGCGCCACCGCCATGCAGATCTACCACCAGACGGAACATGCGCGCTCGGAAGGCTATCACCACCGCGAACTGGCCGCCTCCGAAGCGCGCCGTGCCGAAGTACTGCAACAGACCAGCGACACGCTGGAACGGCTGTCGGCCATCGGCCAGGAAATCACCACCCACCTCGACGCCAGCGCCGTGTTCCAGGTGCTTGACCGCCACGTGCATGCCTTGCTGCCAGTCAACACCTTCGCCGTCTACATGCTCGATGCGGCGGGCACGGCGCTGCGCCGCGCGCACGGCATGGAAGCGGGCCGGCCGCTGTCCGACAACGCCATTCCACTGAGCAATCCACGCGCCTACTCCGTGCGCTGCCTGCTGGGCCGGCGCGAAGTGTATATCGACCAGGTGCCACCGAAGCGCCACGCCTACACCGTGCCCGGCACCCTGCATAACCAGAGCGTGCTGTACGTGCCCTTGACCGTGGGCGAGCGCGTGCTGGGCGTGATGACGGTGCAGGCTTGCCATGCCCATGCCTACGGCGAACGCGAGCGGCTGATCTTCCGCACCCTGTGCGCGTATGGCGCCATCGCGCTCGACAATGCCAGCGCCTACCGGCAGCTGCAAGATGCCCAGGCGCAACTGGTGTCGCAGGAAAAACTCGCCGCCCTCGGTTCCCTGATGGCCGGTGTGGCGCATGAACTCAATACCCCGATCGGCAACAGTCTGTTGATCGCCAGCACCATGCAGCAAAAAACGGAAGACGTGGAACGCCTGATGAACGGTCCCGGCCTGCGCCGCTCCGACCTGGCCGCCTACATCGAGGATGCGGGCAAGGCGTCGGCGCTGGTGATGCGCGGCCTGCACAGTGCGGCCGACCTGGTCAACAGCTTCAAGCAGGTGGCCGTTGACCGCACCACGGAACAGCGGCGCCAGTTTGACCTGCAACAGGTGAGCAATGAAATCATCGCCACCGTCATGAACCGCATCCGCAGTTCGGGCCACCGCATCGAGACGGACATCGCATTCGGCATCGCCATGGACAGCTATCCGGGCCCATTCGGCCAGGTGATCACCAACCTGATCAACAACGCCCTGCTGCACGCGTTCGCTCCCGCGCCCAACGATGGCGGCGCCGGCGCGGGTTGCATGCACCTGTCCGCCACGCTCGATGGCGCGCGCGTACAGATCGTCTTTGCCGACAATGGCGGTGGCATTTCCGAACAGCATCTGTCACGCATCTTCGACCCCTTCTTTACTACCAAGCTGGGCCAGGGCGGCAGCGGCCTCGGTTTGTCGATCAGCTACAACATCGTCACGGCCTTGCTGGGTGGCACCATCCAGGTGACCAGCAGCTCCTCCGGTACGCGTTTCACGCTCGATCTGCCGCTGCTGGCGCCACAGATCGATGCGGCCACGCCCGCCAACATCTATTGA
- the rsgA gene encoding ribosome small subunit-dependent GTPase A, with protein MSEGKLTGIIIAAHGRHYLADVDGAKLQCVTRGKKTNVAVGDIVHLTRTSNDQAVIDRIEERKTLLYRSDQYKSKLLAANLTQLFIVVATEPGFADDLISRSLVAADAAGIAARIILNKTDVTASLERARERLLPYSSMGYPVDEVSARAAPEHAVATLAPLLAGQSSILIGQSGMGKSSLINLLVPDADIAVREISAALDTGKHTTTFTRLYKLDELGANSSIIDSPGFQEFGLYHLSEGMLERAFREFQPYLGGCKFYNCRHLIEPQCAILQALSEGKIAKMRHTLYGQLLHESAQTLY; from the coding sequence ATGAGCGAAGGCAAGTTGACGGGTATCATCATTGCCGCCCATGGCCGCCACTACCTGGCCGACGTGGATGGCGCCAAGCTGCAATGCGTGACGCGCGGCAAGAAGACCAATGTGGCCGTGGGCGACATCGTGCACCTGACGCGCACCTCCAACGACCAGGCCGTCATCGACCGCATCGAGGAACGCAAGACCCTGCTGTACCGCTCGGACCAGTACAAATCGAAGTTGCTGGCAGCCAACCTGACGCAGCTGTTCATCGTCGTGGCGACGGAACCGGGCTTTGCCGACGACCTGATCTCGCGCTCGCTGGTGGCGGCTGACGCGGCCGGCATCGCGGCGCGCATCATCCTGAATAAAACGGACGTGACGGCCTCGCTGGAGCGCGCCCGCGAACGCCTGCTGCCGTATTCCTCGATGGGCTATCCCGTCGATGAGGTATCGGCGCGCGCCGCACCGGAGCACGCCGTGGCCACCCTGGCGCCGCTGCTGGCCGGCCAGTCGTCGATCCTGATCGGCCAGTCGGGCATGGGCAAATCGTCGCTGATCAACCTGCTGGTGCCGGACGCGGACATCGCCGTGCGCGAAATCTCGGCCGCGCTCGACACGGGCAAGCACACGACGACCTTTACGCGCCTGTACAAGCTCGATGAACTGGGTGCCAACAGCTCCATCATCGATTCGCCCGGCTTCCAGGAATTCGGCCTGTATCACTTGTCCGAAGGCATGCTGGAACGGGCCTTCCGCGAATTCCAGCCCTACCTGGGCGGCTGCAAGTTCTACAACTGCCGCCACCTGATCGAACCGCAGTGCGCCATCCTGCAAGCATTGTCTGAAGGCAAGATCGCCAAGATGCGCCATACCCTGTATGGCCAGCTGCTGCACGAATCGGCGCAGACCCTCTACTAA
- a CDS encoding 4a-hydroxytetrahydrobiopterin dehydratase, whose product MNTPSTSQDLARLNCSPRQQALGDTDIATLHALLPQWTLQNGKLCRDFGFKNYYQTLAFVNALAYMTHTQDHHPELIITYKTCAVRYDTHSVNQGAGGLSENDFICAAKADLIYQSSQVAP is encoded by the coding sequence ATGAATACGCCATCGACTTCGCAAGACCTGGCCCGACTGAATTGCTCGCCACGCCAGCAGGCGCTGGGCGACACGGACATCGCCACCCTGCACGCCCTGCTGCCCCAGTGGACGCTGCAAAATGGCAAGCTGTGCCGCGACTTCGGCTTCAAGAACTACTACCAGACCCTGGCGTTCGTGAACGCCCTGGCCTATATGACCCATACGCAAGACCACCATCCGGAGCTCATCATCACTTACAAAACCTGCGCCGTGCGCTACGATACGCACTCGGTCAACCAGGGCGCCGGCGGCCTGTCCGAAAACGACTTCATCTGCGCCGCCAAGGCCGACCTCATCTACCAGAGCAGCCAGGTGGCCCCATGA
- a CDS encoding M48 family metallopeptidase: MYSLAFSILFVSVLVLTLAVRFWLASRQIRHVLAHRAAVPPEFAEKIPLAAHQKAADYTVAKTKFGLLTLLVNYAVLIGFTLLGGLQWLALSLNESMGAGSPMLYQIGLIAAFAVISGLIDLPFDYYRQFVLEQRFGFNTMARKLFFTDMLKGVGLGAAIGLPLIWVVLTLMARSGDLWWLYAWFVWSGFQLLMMVLFPTVIAPLFNKFTPLADESLKSRIEGLMQRVGFASKGLFVMDGSKRSAHGNAYFSGFGANKRIVFFDTLLSRLAPQEIEAVLAHELGHFKLKHIVKRIAMMFVISLGFLALLGFLKTQPWFYAGLGVDPVALALTGQPTDALALLLFMLALPVFTFLLGPLTSLSSRKHEFEADAFAATHTQADDLVSALVKMYEDNASTLTPDPLHSAFYDSHPPASVRIRHLKGATT, encoded by the coding sequence ATGTATTCACTCGCGTTTTCGATTTTGTTTGTATCCGTCCTCGTTTTGACCCTCGCCGTGCGCTTCTGGCTCGCTTCGCGGCAGATTCGCCACGTGCTGGCCCACCGCGCTGCGGTGCCGCCCGAATTTGCGGAAAAGATCCCGCTGGCCGCGCACCAGAAGGCGGCCGACTACACGGTGGCGAAAACCAAGTTCGGCTTGCTGACCTTGCTGGTCAACTACGCCGTGCTGATCGGTTTCACCTTGCTGGGCGGCTTGCAATGGCTGGCGCTGTCCCTGAATGAATCGATGGGAGCGGGTTCGCCCATGCTGTACCAGATCGGCCTGATCGCCGCCTTTGCCGTCATTTCCGGCCTGATCGACCTGCCCTTCGATTACTACCGCCAATTCGTGCTGGAACAACGTTTCGGCTTCAACACCATGGCACGCAAGCTGTTCTTCACGGACATGCTCAAGGGAGTGGGCCTGGGCGCGGCCATCGGCCTGCCGCTGATCTGGGTCGTGCTGACCCTGATGGCCAGGTCGGGCGACCTGTGGTGGCTGTACGCGTGGTTCGTCTGGAGCGGCTTCCAGTTGCTGATGATGGTGCTGTTTCCTACAGTTATTGCCCCGCTGTTCAACAAATTCACGCCGCTGGCCGACGAATCCTTGAAAAGCCGCATCGAAGGCTTGATGCAGCGCGTGGGTTTCGCCTCGAAAGGCTTGTTCGTGATGGATGGCTCGAAACGCAGCGCCCACGGCAATGCATATTTCTCGGGTTTTGGCGCCAACAAGCGCATCGTCTTCTTCGACACCCTGCTGTCGCGCCTGGCGCCGCAGGAAATCGAAGCCGTGCTGGCGCATGAACTGGGCCATTTCAAGCTCAAGCACATCGTCAAGCGCATCGCCATGATGTTCGTCATCTCGCTGGGCTTTCTGGCGCTGCTGGGCTTCCTGAAGACGCAGCCGTGGTTTTACGCGGGCCTGGGTGTCGATCCCGTGGCACTGGCCTTGACGGGCCAGCCGACGGATGCGCTGGCGCTGCTGCTGTTCATGCTGGCCTTGCCCGTCTTCACTTTCCTGCTGGGACCGTTGACCTCGCTCAGCTCGCGCAAGCACGAATTCGAGGCCGATGCCTTTGCCGCCACGCACACGCAGGCGGACGACCTGGTCTCGGCGCTCGTGAAAATGTATGAAGACAATGCGTCGACCCTGACGCCCGACCCGCTGCACTCGGCCTTCTACGACTCGCACCCGCCGGCCAGCGTGCGCATCCGCCACCTGAAAGGGGCTACGACATGA
- the orn gene encoding oligoribonuclease codes for MSQATDLAASTPAPVVPARPNEMNLVWVDMEMTGLEPDTDRIIEVAVVVTDMHLNLLAEGPVFVIHQSDETLNKMDAWNKGTHGRSGLIDKVKASTVTEAQAEAELIAFLKKYVPAGKSPMCGNTIGQDRRFMVRGMPKLEAFFHYRNVDVSTLKELCKRWKPEIATGFKKHQKHTALADILESIEELKYYREHFIKL; via the coding sequence ATGTCACAAGCGACCGACTTAGCTGCATCCACCCCTGCACCCGTTGTCCCGGCACGTCCGAACGAGATGAACCTGGTCTGGGTCGACATGGAAATGACGGGCCTGGAGCCCGATACCGACCGCATCATCGAAGTGGCGGTGGTGGTGACGGACATGCACTTGAACCTGCTGGCCGAAGGCCCCGTGTTCGTGATCCACCAGTCGGATGAAACGCTGAACAAGATGGATGCCTGGAACAAGGGCACGCACGGCCGCTCGGGCCTGATCGACAAGGTGAAAGCGTCGACCGTGACGGAAGCGCAGGCGGAAGCGGAACTGATCGCGTTCCTGAAGAAATACGTACCGGCAGGCAAGTCGCCCATGTGTGGCAACACCATCGGCCAGGACCGCCGCTTCATGGTGCGCGGCATGCCGAAGCTGGAAGCGTTCTTCCACTATCGCAATGTGGACGTGTCGACATTGAAAGAGCTGTGCAAGCGCTGGAAGCCGGAAATCGCCACCGGTTTCAAGAAACACCAGAAGCACACGGCGCTGGCCGATATTCTCGAGTCGATCGAAGAATTGAAGTATTACCGTGAGCATTTTATTAAACTGTAG
- the gcvA gene encoding transcriptional regulator GcvA: MSRPLPPLAALHAFEAAARHEGFQRAGEELHVSAGAIGHHVKQLEAWLGVVLFQRLPRGVVLTSAGQRYAASLGPILNQLADVSEQARRQGDDKVVTVTATSSLVSRWLMPRLGRLRDRYPQIELRVLASMHPVDLARDGVDVAIRLGPGRYPGLKVDLLMEEWFSAVCSPGFRANAASLRQPADLLRYPLLHDEPEVHLPGEIDWTRWLHSCGVHYSGNSGNSGARFSHTYLCLDAAASGQGVAIAASPLIGDDLRSGRLVRVFEHAVRGPHCYYLLRSPQAETRPLVHAFCEWLIAEARADQETVWPTVESA; encoded by the coding sequence ATGTCCCGTCCCTTGCCCCCGCTCGCCGCCCTGCACGCCTTCGAGGCGGCCGCCCGCCATGAAGGCTTCCAGCGCGCGGGCGAAGAATTGCACGTCTCGGCCGGCGCCATCGGCCACCACGTAAAACAGCTGGAAGCGTGGCTCGGCGTGGTGCTGTTCCAGCGCCTGCCGCGCGGCGTGGTGCTCACCAGCGCCGGCCAGCGCTATGCGGCCTCGCTGGGCCCCATCCTCAACCAGCTGGCCGACGTCTCCGAGCAGGCGCGGCGCCAGGGCGATGACAAGGTGGTGACGGTGACGGCCACCAGCTCGCTCGTCTCGCGCTGGCTGATGCCGCGCCTGGGCAGGCTGCGCGACCGCTATCCGCAGATCGAGCTGCGCGTGCTGGCCTCGATGCACCCGGTCGACCTGGCGCGCGATGGCGTGGACGTGGCCATCCGCCTGGGACCGGGCCGCTATCCGGGCCTCAAAGTCGATTTATTGATGGAAGAATGGTTTTCCGCCGTCTGCAGCCCCGGCTTTCGCGCCAACGCGGCCAGCCTGCGCCAGCCCGCCGACCTGCTGCGCTACCCGCTGCTGCACGACGAGCCGGAAGTGCACCTGCCCGGCGAAATCGACTGGACGCGCTGGCTGCACAGCTGCGGCGTGCATTACAGCGGCAATAGCGGCAACAGCGGCGCGCGCTTTTCGCACACATATTTATGCCTGGACGCGGCCGCCAGCGGTCAGGGCGTGGCCATCGCCGCCAGCCCCCTGATCGGCGACGACCTGCGCTCGGGCCGCCTGGTGCGCGTTTTCGAACACGCCGTGCGCGGTCCCCACTGCTATTATCTGCTGCGCTCGCCCCAGGCGGAAACGCGTCCCCTCGTGCATGCATTCTGCGAATGGCTGATCGCCGAGGCGCGCGCCGACCAGGAAACCGTCTGGCCCACCGTGGAGAGCGCATGA